Proteins co-encoded in one Podarcis muralis chromosome 12, rPodMur119.hap1.1, whole genome shotgun sequence genomic window:
- the POLR1F gene encoding DNA-directed RNA polymerase I subunit RPA43 isoform X2 yields MEEAEEKPPAAVAAPPAPALPPCVELPSFEAARALTESRYSCLVVTPQRRHVALPPRFLHRKRTGIRAQLDAELRRFSESFQGVPVAYDDIKITKEVGDIIDDIGAVHLDIEADFVVFQPKEGKKLVGTINKMAPSHIGCLVHGCFNASIPKPDHMSTDEWKDLGFQIGNRLIFKVLCFDSDAAGVFCIKGKLCRKSIGEEFKGKHKGKHEKPHDVQNGTEEMEMDIATAGVEEMRNNDEDNGIFDMSDRGNGQHRADLGLHASDSSGYHSDHSKSKKKKRKLGEEEGGLPGLLNPKAKKKKKQ; encoded by the exons ATGGAGGAGGCTGAAGAGAAGCCTCCGGCCGCCGTCGCGGCTCCCCCGGCGCCCGCCCTGCCGCCCTGCGTGGAGCTGCCTTCCTTCGAGGCGGCCCGGGCGCTGACGGAGAGCCGCTACTCGTGCCTGGTGGTGACTCCGCAGCGGAGGCACGTCGCCCTGCCGCCGCGCTTCCTGCACCGCAAGAGGACGGGGATCCGCGCGCAGCTGGACGCCGAGCTGCGCCGCTTCTCGGAGAG CTTTCAAGGTGTTCCTGTGGCTTATGATGATATTAAAATAACAAAGGAAGTGGGAGATATAATTGATGACATTGGAGCTGTCCATCTGGACATTGAAGCAGATTTTGTTGTGTTCCAGCCTAAAGAAGGGAAAAAACTTGTG GGTACAATCAATAAAATGGCACCTAGTCACATAGGCTGTCTGGTACATGGCTGTTTCAATGCTTCCATCCCCAAACCTGATCACATGTCAACCGATGAATGGAAAGACCTTGGCTTCCAAATAGGCAACAGACTGATATTTAAAGTATTGTGTTTTGATTCAGATGCTGCTGGAGTGTTCTGCATCAAAGGAAAACTCTGTAGAAAGAG CATTGGAGAAGAGTTCAAGGGAAAGCACAAGGGAAAACATGAAAAGCCCCATGATGTGCAGAACGGCACAGAGGAGATGGAGATGGACATAGCGACAGCTGGCGTTGAAGAGATGAGAAACAACGACGAGGATAATGGAATATTTGATATGTCAGATCGAGGGAATGGGCAACACAGAGCAGACCTGGGACTGCATGCAAGTGACTCAAGTGGCTACCATAGTGATCACAGCAAAtctaagaaaaagaagagaaaactTGGCGAGGAAGAAGGTGGACTCCCTGGATTATTAAATCCCAaagctaaaaagaagaaaaagcaatga
- the POLR1F gene encoding DNA-directed RNA polymerase I subunit RPA43 isoform X1, producing the protein MEEAEEKPPAAVAAPPAPALPPCVELPSFEAARALTESRYSCLVVTPQRRHVALPPRFLHRKRTGIRAQLDAELRRFSESFQGVPVAYDDIKITKEVGDIIDDIGAVHLDIEADFVVFQPKEGKKLVGTINKMAPSHIGCLVHGCFNASIPKPDHMSTDEWKDLGFQIGNRLIFKVLCFDSDAAGVFCIKGKLCRKSSIGEEFKGKHKGKHEKPHDVQNGTEEMEMDIATAGVEEMRNNDEDNGIFDMSDRGNGQHRADLGLHASDSSGYHSDHSKSKKKKRKLGEEEGGLPGLLNPKAKKKKKQ; encoded by the exons ATGGAGGAGGCTGAAGAGAAGCCTCCGGCCGCCGTCGCGGCTCCCCCGGCGCCCGCCCTGCCGCCCTGCGTGGAGCTGCCTTCCTTCGAGGCGGCCCGGGCGCTGACGGAGAGCCGCTACTCGTGCCTGGTGGTGACTCCGCAGCGGAGGCACGTCGCCCTGCCGCCGCGCTTCCTGCACCGCAAGAGGACGGGGATCCGCGCGCAGCTGGACGCCGAGCTGCGCCGCTTCTCGGAGAG CTTTCAAGGTGTTCCTGTGGCTTATGATGATATTAAAATAACAAAGGAAGTGGGAGATATAATTGATGACATTGGAGCTGTCCATCTGGACATTGAAGCAGATTTTGTTGTGTTCCAGCCTAAAGAAGGGAAAAAACTTGTG GGTACAATCAATAAAATGGCACCTAGTCACATAGGCTGTCTGGTACATGGCTGTTTCAATGCTTCCATCCCCAAACCTGATCACATGTCAACCGATGAATGGAAAGACCTTGGCTTCCAAATAGGCAACAGACTGATATTTAAAGTATTGTGTTTTGATTCAGATGCTGCTGGAGTGTTCTGCATCAAAGGAAAACTCTGTAGAAAGAG CAGCATTGGAGAAGAGTTCAAGGGAAAGCACAAGGGAAAACATGAAAAGCCCCATGATGTGCAGAACGGCACAGAGGAGATGGAGATGGACATAGCGACAGCTGGCGTTGAAGAGATGAGAAACAACGACGAGGATAATGGAATATTTGATATGTCAGATCGAGGGAATGGGCAACACAGAGCAGACCTGGGACTGCATGCAAGTGACTCAAGTGGCTACCATAGTGATCACAGCAAAtctaagaaaaagaagagaaaactTGGCGAGGAAGAAGGTGGACTCCCTGGATTATTAAATCCCAaagctaaaaagaagaaaaagcaatga